The region ATCGCTACAGATATTGCTGCACGCGGTATTGACATAGATGACCTTACGCACGTTATTAATTACGAGCTACCAAACATCCCGGAAACTTATGTACACCGTATTGGCCGTACCGGCCGTGCCGGTGCAAGCGGTATAGCATTTTCTTTTTGTGATGGCGAAGAAGAACTGGAATACCTGAAAGACATTCATAAGCTGATTGCTAAGCAAATCCCTGTTGAAGAAGGGCACCCTTACCCTGTAAGCATGGAGCTTATAGAGTCGCGCATGAATGGAAAACCCATCAGCATTGCAAAGAAAGGCAGTGCAGGCGGCGGATCTGGGCGCAGCAGTCGTAGTAACGGCAATGGCGGCGGTAATCGCAGTGGCAGGAACAGCCGCAATGGCAATAGCCGTACCGGCAGTGGCAGCAGCAAGGCAGGCGGCAACAGCGGAATGAGCGGTGCAGCCAAGTCAGGTCGCAGGTACTAAAAAGAATATATTTTACGCCAGTATACGTTTCCTGATACGGGATAACGATACTGGCGTTATTCCTAAGAAGTTTGCAATATAGTGCTGCGGCATACGCTGCAATATATCTTTACCTGTTCGCAGGAGTTTAAGATAGCGTTCCTCAGGCGTGTGGGTGATAAAATCGCTCATACGTTCTTCGTAACAAATAAGATAATACTCCGCAATCAGGCGCCCAAAGCGCTCCATCTTATAAGCAAGCATCGGGTTATTGACCATCAACTGGAGATTGGCGTGGCTTATGAGCAATATGTGGCTCGGCTCCAATGCCTGTATATAGTTGAGGGCAGGTTCACGTGTTAAAAAGCTCTTGTACGAACTTACAAACTCATTCTCAAAGCTGAAGTAGCCGGTGATCTCGACACCATCTTTAACGAGGTAATATCTTACCGAACCTTGCAAAACAAACCCAATATGGTTGCAAACCTTTCCAGGCTCGGCAAAATGCTGCTTTTTCTTTAGATTAACTTCCGTAAGGTGCTGGGTAAAAACAATCCACTCAGCCTCATTAAAGTCGACGTAACGTTTAATGCCTTCGCGAAAGGTATCTAACTCAGCCGACGTTAGCGCATCCATACTCTGTCAAGCAAAAAGAATCCTGCAAACACCACGCTGGCAATCCCATTTGTGGTCATGAACGCGATGTTTACACGGCTCAAGTCGTTAGGTTTAACCAGCAGGTGCTGGTAAATAAGCATGGCGCAAAAGAATGCTATACCGATGTAATACAACAGCCCTACGTTAGTATAAAATACAGGCATTAATATAAATATGGCCGAGCATACATGCAAGAATGTAGATAGCCTGAGTGCATTTACCTTGCCCATCCATGCTGGAATGGAATGCAGCTTTTCGTTACGATCGAACTCCTCGTCCTGCAAAGCATAGATGATATCGAAACCGCTTACCCAGCACAGTACCGACAGCGAAAAGAAAACCGGCGTTAGCGCGAAAGCACCTGTAACAACCAGGTAAGCACCAATTGGCGCTAATGATAGGCCGGCACCCAGTACCATGTGGCAAAGCGCTGTAAAACGTTTAGTAGCGCTATAACCCAACACTACCAGCAACGCTACTGGCGAAAGATAAAAGCACAGTGGATTGATGAACCACGTCATCAGGATGAACAAAGCGCAGTTGACCAGTGTAAAGGTTAAAGCAGCTGCAGGACTTATCCGCCCTGCGGGTATGTCGCGTTGCTTAGTGCGCGGGTTCTTAGCATCGATATTCCGGTCCAGGTATCGGTTAAAGGCCATTGCCGAGTTGCGGGCAAATACCATACAAAGCAGCATCATTACAAGTTTCTGCCACTCGAACTTATGGTCGGTGGTAGTAACAGCCAGAAAGAAACCTATAAATGCAAAAGGCATTGCAAATATGGTATGAGAAAAAGTTACAAGCGAAAAGTATTTCTTCATGTGTTTTTATGTCCCCTCTTGAGAGGGGCTGGGGGTGTGTTTTCTAACTTTTTATTTGTCAATATTGAAACCTTGCGCCTCTATGTGCATTTCTATAGTTCTAAATACATTCAGTATATCTTGCCTTATCTCCATTTCAGTAAAACGCAGAACGGTCAAATTGTATTTGGCAAGTTCTAGATCACGACTAACGTCAGATGCATGCTGTTCCTCGTTGTCGTGGTAGCTGCCATCAATTTCAATTACCAAATTTAACTCATAACAATAAAAATCTACAATATAATTCAGCAGCGGTTTTTGTCGGTGGAAATCAAAACTGTAAAACTTCTTATTTCTTAATTCCTTCCACAGCAATATCTCTCCAATGGTGCTTTCATTTCTTAGTTTGCGGGCTAATAACTTTAGTTTGGAGTTGTAAGGAATTATTACACGCTTCATCAAATTATTTATTAGCCTTCATTAACACACCCCTAACCCCTCTCAAGAGGGGAAACACCAAAAGACACGTACATACTTCTATTTATAATGCTCCCCATCAAACTTAGGGGGAGTAAAGTTTTTGTTAATGTCATCTATGAACCCAAGCACTTCATCACGGCCCATCATGGTTTCTGATGAGGTTACAAAGTATGGGGGTGCCTCTTCAAAATAGCCTAAAAGAGCACGACGGAACTTTGCTACGCTCTGATCTGTTTTAATGCTGCCCTGCTTATCAGCCTTGGTAAATACGGTGACAAATGATAAGCCTTTTTCGCCTAACCAATTACAGAACTCCAAGTCTATTTTCTGCGGATCTAGCCGGCTGTCTATTAACACCATAACGCATTGCAGGCTCTCGCGTTTATCAAGGTAGGTACGTATAAATTTGTTCCAGTCCTCTTTGTTGCTTTTAGAAGTGCGGGCATAACCATAACCCGGCAGATCGACAATGTACCAGTTGTCGTTAACCAAAAAATGGTTAATGAGCTGCGTTTTACCGGGCGTTTGCGAGGTTTTGGCTAACCCTTTCTTTTGGGTAAGCATATTAATAAGCGACGACTTCCCCACGTTAGACCTTCCTATAAAGGCATACTCGGGTTTTAACGGCAGCGGCAACCTGGATATTTGGGTATTGCTGCAAATGAAATCGGCGGTCTTTATTACCATTATGCAAAGGTAGGGTTTTACATTTTAATATAACCTTAACCTAAATGCCACGTGCTACTTACTACGCTGGGTTGACTAAAGCTTTGGGCTGATAATGAAATTTGATTTACCTTTACATTATGCACAGCCACGATCATTCGCACGAACACCATCATGACCACGCCCCCAAGCTGGACCACCTTAACGCTGCGTTCATCTGGGGTATAGTTCTCAACTCGGCGTTCGTTATTATAGAGGTGATCGCTGGCCTCATTAGCGGGTCACTCTCGCTGCTAACAGATGCAGGCCATAACCTCAGCGATGTGGCGTCATTGGCGCTGGCACTACTGGCATTTAAGCTGGCTAAAGCAAAATCTAACAGTACGTACACATATGGTTACAAACGCTCTACCATTATCGTATCCTTTTTTAACGCGGTGATATTGGTAGTTGCAGTAGGCTTTATAGTTTACGAGGCGGTAATGCGGTTTATTCACCCCGAAGGTGTAGCCGGCACCACAGTAGCATGGGTGGCGTTTGCAGGGATAGCCATCAACGCGTTTACAGCATGGCTGTTTGTTAAAGATAAAGACTCGGATCTTAATGTTAAGGGCGCTTACCTACACATGGCGGTAGATGCCATCGTTTCGTTAGGCGTTGTGATATCCGGCATTGTCATCTACTTCACTAACTGGTATTGGGTTGATAGCGCTGTAAGCATCATCATCGGTATAGTGATATTAACCGGTACCTGGAGCCTGCTGAAGGACAGCCTGCGACTGGAGATGGACGGCGTCCCAAAAGAAATGGACCTGGCCAAAATAAAAGCCGAACTAAAAAAAGCTAAAGGTGTGGTAGACGTACATCACATGCATGTTTGGGCACTGAGTACTACTGAAAATGCCCTTACTGCCCACCTGGTAATGAAGCAGGAAGATATGGTAATGTTTGACGATATAAAGCACGATCTGCGCCATCGACTGGAGCACCTGTCTATAAGCCACAGCACTTTTGAGCCTGAATTTGAGGATGAAAAGTGTGAACAGCCTAAGTGTTAAGGATAATTATTAAATTGCTATCCATTTAACACCCATGAAACCAACCTCCCGTCGTAAATTCATCGCTACCGCTGCAACTGTTGCCGCGGGTACCGCAATAGCAAACGCAATGCCCACAATAAATATGGAAAGCAAATACCCTATAGTACATCATGTATTTTTCTGGTTGAAGAACCCCGGTTCGGTAGAAGACCGCGAAAGGATAATAGCCGGACTGAAAACCCTGCGTAAGATAGAGACCATTAAAGAACTGCGCATAGGCGTTGTTGCCAGCACCGAAAAACGGGATGTGGTAGATAACAGCTGGGCAGTATCTGAACTGATGTTCTTTAAAGACCTGGAAGGCCAGGCCACCTACCAAAGCCACCCTATACATCAGCAGTTCATAAAAGATTGCAGCCACCTTTGGGAAAAGGTAATCGTGTATGATGCAAAAGATGTGTAGGCTTTAACGCTCTGCAAAAACCATTAAATAAAAAGCCCCGACAGAAATTCTACCGGGGCTTTTTGCTTGCTTTATCAGCTTACGCCTTCTTAGCGGGAGCTTTCTTAACTTTTGATTTGGGAGCTTCTTCAACAGCAGCTTCAGCAACAGGTGTTTCTTCTTTTACAGGCTCGGCAGCTACCGGCTCCTCTGCAGCTTCAGGTGCTACGGTTGGGTCAGCCTCATTAAACAATGGCATATCCTTTAAGATCAGATACCAGTTAATAATCTTTTTGATGTCAGACGAGTATACCTTTTCCTCATCGTGATCAGGAGCAACTTCGTAAAAGAACTTGCGCAGTTTATTGCCGTCGTCTTTCACTGAAGGCACAGTGGTGCTCTTCATCGCTTCAAAAATATCTACTAATTTGATGTCACCTTCTATCCCGAAGATGGTGATCTCGGCCAATGCCGCCAGCTTTGCAGTTGATAAATTTGCAATCAGCTTGGTCTTTTGCGCGTCGAGGCTTTCCAGTACATAACCGGTTTTGTTTTGCGCAAGCGCTCTCCATAAACCCGGCTTTCCTGATACCGCAACTATTCCCTGTAAATTCATGCTTTATTGTTGTGAGTAGCCAACAGTAAGCGCTATTAAATAGCACCTTCTGTTACCATTTACTGTCTTATTCCTCTATTACGTCTACACCTAAAATTTTATCGCCCTGGCGGATAGCGTCAACCACTTCCACGTTCTCTATAACTTTACCAAACACGGTGTGGTTACGGTCGAGGTGAGCAGTGTTATCGCGGCTGTGGCAGATAAAGAATTGTGAGCTGCCGGTGTTACGGCCAGCGTGAGCCATTGACAATACGCCACGATCATGGTATTGGTTATCGCCGGTTAGTTCGCAATCAATGCGTGTGCCAGAGCCACCTGCACCCGTACCTGTCGGATCGCCGCCCTGTATAACAAAGTTAGGGATCACGCGGTGAAACGTTACGTTATCATAGAAACCTGATTTGGCCAAACTTAAAAAGTTAGCCACAGTATTAGGCGCATCTTTGTCATAAAATTGAACGGTCATGTCGCCCTTTTCGGTTTTGATTATTGCTTTGCTCATTGTTATTAATTTAAACAGTTGGCAAAGGTAGGTATTTTGACGGGATTGGGAAAGTTTGAGTTTCAATACAGTTACACCAATTTGGTTATCGTAATACATTATCCTTTTATTCGTTACATTTGAATATCAGCATCTAAACGTGAGTAAAAATCGTCCTTATAATACTTTCCGATTAGCTACCAGGAAACTTCTATTAGCTTTTGCCTTTCTGCTTTTAACTCAATTCACACGGGCATCATCCATTCTTATTCCTATGGATGAGGAGCAAAAAGACCACCTGAAATCTTACGGTATTGCGTTTTGGGTGCTGAAAAACGGCGAGGAAGTGGACTGGCTGCTTAATTATCGCGGTGGCAGTTTTATAACCAAGTACGGGCAAAAACTGGAAGAGGAATGTAAAATACGCGGTATTAGTTATGAGGTAATTGCCGACGCCCGGGTGAACGAGATATTAAAAGAGGTAACCGACCCTTCTGTTAACATGGACCTGGTTAAGTTGCAGAAAGCGCCTAAAATGGCCGTTTACTCACCAAAGACCAAGCTGCCCTGGGATGATGCAGTTACCATGGTGCTTAAATACGCCGAAATACCTTACGATGTACTTTACGACGAGGAAGTAATAAAAGGCGACCTGCCTAAGTACGACTGGCTGCACCTGCACCACGAGGATTTTACCGGTCAATTCAGCAAATTTTATGCAGCTTACCGTTACGCGCAATGGTATAGCGATGATGTTAAAGGCCAAAACGCACTGGCAAGAAAGCTGGGCTTCCAAAAGGTGTCTCAGATGAAACTAGCAGTTGCGCAACATATACGTGATTTTTGCGCCGGAGGAGGGTTCCTGTTTGCGATGTGCAGCGGTACCGATACCTTCGACATTGCCTTGGCTGCGGCAAATACAGATATTTGCGGCCCTATGTTCGACGGAGATGCCGCTGATCCCGGAGCACAATCTAAGCTGGATTTCAGCCAAACTTTTGCTTTTCAAAATTTCCAGATCGACATGAACCCCGAATCGCATCAGTTCAGCAATATAGATGTAACACCCACCAGACAGGTAGAACGCACTCGGGATTTCTTTACCTTATTCGATTTTTCTGCCAAGTGGGATGTAGTGCCCAGCATGCTCACGCAGGATCATGACAAAGTAATTAAGGGCTTTATGGGGCTTACAACTGCCTTTAATAAGAACCGCCTTAAACCGGGTGTGACCATAATGGGTGAAATGAAAACCGGCAACGAAGCGCGCTACATACATGGGGAATATGGCAAAGGCCAGTGGACCTTTTACGGTGGCCACGACCCCGAAGATTACCAGCACGCCGTTGGCGACCCGCCTACCGATTTGAAGCTGCATCCCAACTCGCCGGGATATCGTTTAATTTTAAATAACGTGTTATTCCCTGCAGCAAACAAGAAGAAGCAGAAGACTTAGCCCCCTAACCCCCTAAAGGGGGAATGACAATAATTCCTATGTAATTTTGAACAGTAAATCTAGTTCCCCCTTCAGGGGATTAGAGGGTTGTTCTCTCGGGAACCGGCAATTAATTATAAAATGTCCATGCTACGCCAAACTTCAGGATAGCGTTCTGCTGGGGATAACGGTTGACCGTGTAATAACCACGACTGAACAGTCCCTGATTGGCATAGTCGTACTGAACAAATATGTTGGTACGCTGCAATGTAGCCTTGTAGAACACACTTGCGATTGGGTAGGACGAGAACGTAACATTAGCACCGTTATAAAACTGGCCCAGGCCCACTGCATAAGATGGTGCAGTGTATTGTGTGTTATATCTTACCGATACTCCATACTCTGATTTCAAAACATTGAATAATGTTGAGTTATGGTAAAGGCTGCTATAGGTATAAACTTCGGGCGTGCGCAACAGGTTCTGATTGTCTGTTTTCTGGTAAACTATATAGTTATCAAAATGGAACTTGTGCCACGTAAGGTTCTTACCTAAACTAAGCTTAAGCATATTTATACTGCCGCCAAATTGCTGCGGACTAACATCCACTCCGCCGTTGGGTGATGCAAAGTACAGGTAATCGCTTATCAGGAAATACTCTGCCTTCAGATCAAGTCTCAAGGCGTCGTTGATGTAATTAAAGGACAGGTTGGTTATCTTTTGATTATCAAAATCGTTATGGAAGATGTAATGATTACTTATCCAATCATTATAAATAAGTCCCGGAGAGCTGCTTTGCAGGTATGCACCCAGTACTATTCGCCCGGCTTTTCTACCGCCCGCAAGGGTAAGTTTAGCATCGTACAAAAGGTCACCAAAGTTGCGTCCCTGTACTATCTGCCTGATGTCGCCATCCAGGTTTATCCGGTCGCTAAAGCGGTAACCAAGCTTGGCTTTAAGTGTAATGTTCTGAAAGGATTCGTTTTGTACTCTTGATGGCTTTAACACTTTTCTGCCAAACTCGTTTATAACTGTATCGCTTACAAACTGCGAGTATTTGTAATAATCCTGCGCCAGGCCAACGTCCAGTTTTAATTCATTCTTTACCAGGCTGGTTGTTTTACCCCGAAGGTAAAAACTGTACGAAAACTCGTTCTGCAGGTGTGTAACGTTGAGTGAGTCACGGGAGTGGGCGGCACTGAAAAAGTAATCAGGGAACACACCATAAGTATCCGGCGAATTTTGCAGGTAATTGTACTTACGGGTATTGTAGTAAAGCGTGTAAGCCACCCGCTGGGTAGGCAGCACATTTGTAGTTGCAAGCCCTTTTTTCAGGGTATCTATATGCCCTATGTAATAGGATTGCTTTACATATATCCCTGTATTACGCCAGTTAGTATAGCTGCTGGGAAGACGAACAGGCTCAGTAGTTTTATCAAACGAAGACGCTCCTGTAAAAATATCATCACGTACCAGCGAACCTGTTTCCGGTGTTTTTAAGTTATTAAATAGAATATTGCCCAGGAGGTTGTAACGCTGGTTCACCGAGTGATACCAGGTGAACACTCCGGCATTCAGCCCGCTTACGTTTTGGCTTAATACATTGTTACTGCTGTAAAAACCTCTTGAGCCATTAAAGTTTAGCAAAAAGCCAACGTTCCAGTTTGGCTTAACGTTTTGTGTATGCAGCGCCTTAAAATACTGCTCTACACTACTGCCAAAGGTGCTTGATAACGAAAGCAGCGTGTAAGGCGCCCGGGCATTGTAGTAGTTTAAATCTTGCGGATTTACCAAATAAGCGTCTAACGCGTGCATACCTTCATCAAAACCTATTGTTTTGCGCGGATTGAACAACAAGTCGCGTTGAGGCGTTCCCAAGTAGCCTAAGTGTATCTTTGGATTACGGGGTTGATTTAACGGACTGTAATTCTCGAAGTTTACCAAACCGGTATCCAGTGGAAACAGCTGGGTGCTATCTGCCAGGAGCCGTTCATTAGTCACCTTTATAAACTTAGAGGTGAATACAACCGAATCCTTCTTGTTCTCTTCCCGCTTACGCAACGAGTCGATATTATCTGACCCATTATTGCGCCTCACATTACGTGATGTATCACGGCTATAAACAGGTTCGCGCGGCGTTTGCCCCGGGTAAGTAGGGCGCACCTGCGCGGTAGCCTTTCCTGCCGCAGCAAAAAACAAAAGAAGTAACAGGTATTTAATCTTATGCGCCATTAAAGCCCTGCTATAAGTTCTTTAAGTATTTGCGTCATTTTTGGCTCAGCCTCGCGAGCCACTGTCAGTATCTCTTCCAATGAAACCGGAGTCAGCTCTTCTGTAAAACCTTCGTCTGTTAATACCGAAATAGCAAAAACAGGCAACCCCATATGGTTGGCAACAATTACTTCCGGCACAGTGCTCATACCTACGGCGTCGCCGCCAATAATACGGAGGTATCTATATTCCGCACGCGTTTCCAGGTTAGGGCCTGTAACAGCCACGTAAACACCTTTATGGCAGGTAATGTTGTTTGCCGCAGCAATGCGGAGCGCTTTCTCTATGAGCTCACGTTTATAAGGCTGGCTCATGTCGGGGAAACGCGGACCAAGTTCGGTGTCATTCCTGCCTATAAGCGGATTCATGGGCTGCAGGTTAATATGATCGTCAATTACCATAAGGTCGCCCTTTTTTATTGCGGGGTTAAGCGAACCACTCGCATTAGAAACAAACAAGGTTTTTATCCCCAGCATCTTCATCACCCGCACAGGCAATGTTATCTGCTGCATGCTGTATCCTTCGTAATAGTGCAGCCGGCCTTGCATTGCTACTACCTTCTTCCCGGCGAGTGTACCGAATATCAGTTTACCGGAATGAAACTCCAGGGTCGACATAGGAAAGTCCGGAATATTGCTGTACATCAGCTGCTTTTCTACCTCTATTTCCGACACCAAACCGCCAAGTCCGGTGCCCAGTATAACACCGGCTTCCGGCTCAAAATCACCAATCCGTTTCTTTATATAATTAGTTGTGTTCTGTATACTCTCTAACATAATTCAGTATTAATTTATCAAACTCGTGCCCGCTGTTATCCAGAAATTCAACGCCTATAGGCAACACGCTTATGGGCAATTTGGCGATAGCCGGGGCCAAGTCACGTACACCTAAACGCTGCGCATCTTTTTCTGTTGTGATGATCACCTTTTTTTGTGAAGGGCAGGCATTAAAAGTATTGGCAAGTTTAGCGATATTTTTCAACGTAAACTGGTGATGGTCGGCATAATTATGATGGATGATATGCTGAGTAAAGGTTTTCAGATGAGTGTACAGGGGGATTGGATTTGCAATGCCCGTAAGCAGGAACACGGTGGTATCCACATCAATTGTATCTTGAATGGCATTACCGTGAATATCCTGTAAAGGCAAATAGTTAATGGCCGAAAAGAATAACGGCTGACCATGGTGAGGAGCTACGCGGTAATAACACCTGGTTTTCTCCTCTTGAGTAAGATGTGAAGGACATTTACTGATCACAAACATATCGGCGCGCCACTTGCCGCTAAAAGGTTCGCGCAGGTTTCCGGCGGGTAACAGGAAGTGCGGGTCGAAGAGTTTGTTGTAGTCGAACAGTAATATGCTAAAGCCCGGCTTAACGCTGCGGTGCTGGAATGCATCATCTAATATAATAACATCATGGTCAGCCTTTAACTTATCTATGCCGGTTGCACGCTCCTCGCAAACAGCAACTGTTACATCCGGGAACTTCTGCTTGAACTGGGCTGGTTCGTCTCCGATATTTCCAGGCGAACTGCCTGAATCTGCTAAAACAAAACCCGTTGTTTTTCGTCCATAACCCCGGCTTAATGTTGCTGTTCTGCAAGAGCTTTTTAATAACCGCACAAGGTACTCTGTCATAGGGCTTTTACCTGCGCCGCCCACATCCAAATTGCCAACGCTTATAACAGGCATATCAAACTCACGGGACTTGAAGAAGCCCGCGTCGTAGCACCAATTGCGTACAACCACTGCAACTCCGTAAAGAAGTGAGAATGGTAACAAAAGCCAACGCAGGTACTTCATAAGATGGGTAAAGATAGAAAAAGCCCGTTTATCTGCTATGCAATGCTGCAACAGTCCGTCTTTGCACAGCATGTTTATTGCATTTTAATTAACTTAGGCATCGTTGATCAATTACAATGAAGAAAATACTTGTCTTCCTGCTGCTGGCCGCCCCATCAATCATCTATGCGCAAACTGATGAAAAACTTACCGATAAGCTTAAAGAAGCGGTAGCGGGTTTTCACGGGCAGGCAGGCATTTACGTGCATAACTTAAAAACGGGCAAAACTGCGGGTATAAACCAAGATACTCTTTTCCCTACGGCAAGCATGATTAAGGTAAGTATACTGGCCGGGGTGATGGATAAAATAGAACACGGCGAACTTAAATACAATCAGAAACTTGCCTATCGCGATTCCCTTTTATATGCCGGGGAGGATATCCTCGGGTCGTTCAAAGACAAAGACACCATAATGCTGAGCAAAGTTACCATGCTGATGATCACGATGAGCGATAACACTGCAAGCTTATGGCTGCAAAAGCTGGTGACCGGTCAGCATATAAACAATTGGCTGGACAGTAACGGATTTAAAAGTATGCGGGTAAACTCACGGGTACCTGGCCGCGAAGCAATGCAAAAGCGGTATGGCTGGGGTGTAACAACGCCGTACGAAATGTGCAAGCTGTTTACCATGATACGCGACGGTCAGGCAGTTAGCCGGGCAGCAAGCGAGCGTATGTACCGTACGTTAAACCGCATTTATTGGGATGAGAAAGCCTTATCGCAAATACCGCCCTATGTACAGGCAATCTCAAAACAAGGAGCTGTTGATGACGCGAAATCTGAAACCGTTTTGGTGAATGCACCGCATGGCGACTATGTTTTTTCTATCACAACAAAAAATAATACCGACCAGCGCTGGACG is a window of Mucilaginibacter terrenus DNA encoding:
- a CDS encoding DUF5606 family protein — translated: MNLQGIVAVSGKPGLWRALAQNKTGYVLESLDAQKTKLIANLSTAKLAALAEITIFGIEGDIKLVDIFEAMKSTTVPSVKDDGNKLRKFFYEVAPDHDEEKVYSSDIKKIINWYLILKDMPLFNEADPTVAPEAAEEPVAAEPVKEETPVAEAAVEEAPKSKVKKAPAKKA
- a CDS encoding putative porin; its protein translation is MAHKIKYLLLLLFFAAAGKATAQVRPTYPGQTPREPVYSRDTSRNVRRNNGSDNIDSLRKREENKKDSVVFTSKFIKVTNERLLADSTQLFPLDTGLVNFENYSPLNQPRNPKIHLGYLGTPQRDLLFNPRKTIGFDEGMHALDAYLVNPQDLNYYNARAPYTLLSLSSTFGSSVEQYFKALHTQNVKPNWNVGFLLNFNGSRGFYSSNNVLSQNVSGLNAGVFTWYHSVNQRYNLLGNILFNNLKTPETGSLVRDDIFTGASSFDKTTEPVRLPSSYTNWRNTGIYVKQSYYIGHIDTLKKGLATTNVLPTQRVAYTLYYNTRKYNYLQNSPDTYGVFPDYFFSAAHSRDSLNVTHLQNEFSYSFYLRGKTTSLVKNELKLDVGLAQDYYKYSQFVSDTVINEFGRKVLKPSRVQNESFQNITLKAKLGYRFSDRINLDGDIRQIVQGRNFGDLLYDAKLTLAGGRKAGRIVLGAYLQSSSPGLIYNDWISNHYIFHNDFDNQKITNLSFNYINDALRLDLKAEYFLISDYLYFASPNGGVDVSPQQFGGSINMLKLSLGKNLTWHKFHFDNYIVYQKTDNQNLLRTPEVYTYSSLYHNSTLFNVLKSEYGVSVRYNTQYTAPSYAVGLGQFYNGANVTFSSYPIASVFYKATLQRTNIFVQYDYANQGLFSRGYYTVNRYPQQNAILKFGVAWTFYN
- a CDS encoding endonuclease domain-containing protein, translated to MKRVIIPYNSKLKLLARKLRNESTIGEILLWKELRNKKFYSFDFHRQKPLLNYIVDFYCYELNLVIEIDGSYHDNEEQHASDVSRDLELAKYNLTVLRFTEMEIRQDILNVFRTIEMHIEAQGFNIDK
- a CDS encoding asparagine synthetase B, with translation MDEEQKDHLKSYGIAFWVLKNGEEVDWLLNYRGGSFITKYGQKLEEECKIRGISYEVIADARVNEILKEVTDPSVNMDLVKLQKAPKMAVYSPKTKLPWDDAVTMVLKYAEIPYDVLYDEEVIKGDLPKYDWLHLHHEDFTGQFSKFYAAYRYAQWYSDDVKGQNALARKLGFQKVSQMKLAVAQHIRDFCAGGGFLFAMCSGTDTFDIALAAANTDICGPMFDGDAADPGAQSKLDFSQTFAFQNFQIDMNPESHQFSNIDVTPTRQVERTRDFFTLFDFSAKWDVVPSMLTQDHDKVIKGFMGLTTAFNKNRLKPGVTIMGEMKTGNEARYIHGEYGKGQWTFYGGHDPEDYQHAVGDPPTDLKLHPNSPGYRLILNNVLFPAANKKKQKT
- a CDS encoding purine-nucleoside phosphorylase, coding for MLESIQNTTNYIKKRIGDFEPEAGVILGTGLGGLVSEIEVEKQLMYSNIPDFPMSTLEFHSGKLIFGTLAGKKVVAMQGRLHYYEGYSMQQITLPVRVMKMLGIKTLFVSNASGSLNPAIKKGDLMVIDDHINLQPMNPLIGRNDTELGPRFPDMSQPYKRELIEKALRIAAANNITCHKGVYVAVTGPNLETRAEYRYLRIIGGDAVGMSTVPEVIVANHMGLPVFAISVLTDEGFTEELTPVSLEEILTVAREAEPKMTQILKELIAGL
- a CDS encoding cation diffusion facilitator family transporter, producing MHSHDHSHEHHHDHAPKLDHLNAAFIWGIVLNSAFVIIEVIAGLISGSLSLLTDAGHNLSDVASLALALLAFKLAKAKSNSTYTYGYKRSTIIVSFFNAVILVVAVGFIVYEAVMRFIHPEGVAGTTVAWVAFAGIAINAFTAWLFVKDKDSDLNVKGAYLHMAVDAIVSLGVVISGIVIYFTNWYWVDSAVSIIIGIVILTGTWSLLKDSLRLEMDGVPKEMDLAKIKAELKKAKGVVDVHHMHVWALSTTENALTAHLVMKQEDMVMFDDIKHDLRHRLEHLSISHSTFEPEFEDEKCEQPKC
- a CDS encoding Crp/Fnr family transcriptional regulator; this encodes MDALTSAELDTFREGIKRYVDFNEAEWIVFTQHLTEVNLKKKQHFAEPGKVCNHIGFVLQGSVRYYLVKDGVEITGYFSFENEFVSSYKSFLTREPALNYIQALEPSHILLISHANLQLMVNNPMLAYKMERFGRLIAEYYLICYEERMSDFITHTPEERYLKLLRTGKDILQRMPQHYIANFLGITPVSLSRIRKRILA
- the yihA gene encoding ribosome biogenesis GTP-binding protein YihA/YsxC; translation: MVIKTADFICSNTQISRLPLPLKPEYAFIGRSNVGKSSLINMLTQKKGLAKTSQTPGKTQLINHFLVNDNWYIVDLPGYGYARTSKSNKEDWNKFIRTYLDKRESLQCVMVLIDSRLDPQKIDLEFCNWLGEKGLSFVTVFTKADKQGSIKTDQSVAKFRRALLGYFEEAPPYFVTSSETMMGRDEVLGFIDDINKNFTPPKFDGEHYK
- a CDS encoding UbiA-like polyprenyltransferase; protein product: MKKYFSLVTFSHTIFAMPFAFIGFFLAVTTTDHKFEWQKLVMMLLCMVFARNSAMAFNRYLDRNIDAKNPRTKQRDIPAGRISPAAALTFTLVNCALFILMTWFINPLCFYLSPVALLVVLGYSATKRFTALCHMVLGAGLSLAPIGAYLVVTGAFALTPVFFSLSVLCWVSGFDIIYALQDEEFDRNEKLHSIPAWMGKVNALRLSTFLHVCSAIFILMPVFYTNVGLLYYIGIAFFCAMLIYQHLLVKPNDLSRVNIAFMTTNGIASVVFAGFFLLDRVWMR
- a CDS encoding Dabb family protein, whose protein sequence is MKPTSRRKFIATAATVAAGTAIANAMPTINMESKYPIVHHVFFWLKNPGSVEDRERIIAGLKTLRKIETIKELRIGVVASTEKRDVVDNSWAVSELMFFKDLEGQATYQSHPIHQQFIKDCSHLWEKVIVYDAKDV
- a CDS encoding peptidylprolyl isomerase, whose translation is MSKAIIKTEKGDMTVQFYDKDAPNTVANFLSLAKSGFYDNVTFHRVIPNFVIQGGDPTGTGAGGSGTRIDCELTGDNQYHDRGVLSMAHAGRNTGSSQFFICHSRDNTAHLDRNHTVFGKVIENVEVVDAIRQGDKILGVDVIEE